A region from the Arthrobacter roseus genome encodes:
- the pepN gene encoding aminopeptidase N — MTNENLSRSEAAQRSAIIRVDSYDVSVDLRDAATTDVPGFTSQSIIDFSCSEPGASTFLDFISGGVHSVSLNGAQLAVADVVDGARIHLPGLERENQVTVIGTALYSRSGEGMHRFVDPADGQTYLYTQYEPADSRRVFANFEQPDLKASFTFHVTAPVEWKVGTNGAEVARTGLESASGFARWDFAPTQRISTYITTILAGPYHFASSHWSRTFDDGETLEVPLGAYCRASLAEHFDADAIFDVTRRGLDYFHDVFDYPYPFGKYDQAFVPEYNLGAMENPGLVTFTEAYIYRSRATTAQYEARANTTMHEMAHMWFGDLVTMFWWDDLWLKESFADFMGTLAVAEATDWDTSWVTFANQRKAWAYVQDQLPTTHPIVADIPDLEAAKQNFDGITYAKGASVLKQLVAYVGFDAFKDAARQYFRDHEYGNTSLSDLLAALSKASGRDMSDWSRQWLQTAGVPVLGAEVETDDDGLYQEVTIIQESVDPITGQDSPRPHRLRVGLYDLGTDGILARRASHELDVTGHKTVVDVLTGQPTAALLLVNDDDLTYAKIRFDPESLKTLLESLERIPDPLARAVCLSALWNSVRDGILSAADYIRAVLRIAPAESGVGVLQVLLTNTRTALSQFVPEADRESLTEELYDSTVAQLQGSLAGSDLQLAWARSAARLGRRSDRHNELLAGLLDGSRSVDGLTIDAELRWLILQALAATGNASQEQLEDELRSDNTASGKTGYCLASAARPRPDVKERAWAEAVQGSSLSNEHLSATIEGFMEGSHELLDPFLDDYFACLEQAWSAMSIELASRVVRGLYPGVQNAMAGENPAKHPVIIRTDTWLSTNADAPRALRRIILEQRDQLLRSLRAQHAAIEAGAMARG; from the coding sequence TCGACTCCTATGATGTATCGGTGGATCTTCGCGATGCCGCCACTACGGATGTCCCCGGGTTCACCTCCCAGAGCATCATCGATTTCAGCTGCAGCGAGCCCGGAGCATCCACGTTCCTCGATTTCATCTCCGGCGGGGTACACAGTGTCAGCCTCAACGGAGCGCAACTCGCCGTTGCTGACGTGGTGGATGGCGCCCGTATACATCTACCGGGTTTGGAGCGAGAGAATCAGGTCACCGTTATCGGCACCGCGCTTTACAGCCGCAGTGGTGAGGGAATGCACCGTTTTGTGGATCCTGCCGATGGACAGACCTACCTATACACACAGTATGAACCGGCGGATTCGCGCCGGGTGTTCGCCAATTTTGAGCAGCCGGACCTTAAAGCTTCGTTCACTTTCCATGTGACCGCTCCAGTGGAATGGAAGGTTGGTACCAACGGGGCCGAGGTTGCACGCACCGGCCTTGAGTCCGCGTCAGGTTTCGCGCGGTGGGATTTCGCTCCGACACAACGCATTTCGACTTACATCACCACGATCCTCGCCGGTCCATACCATTTCGCGTCTTCGCACTGGAGCCGGACCTTCGACGACGGCGAGACCCTTGAGGTTCCGTTGGGTGCATACTGCCGCGCTTCGCTCGCCGAACATTTTGATGCCGACGCCATTTTCGACGTCACCCGTCGTGGACTGGATTATTTTCACGACGTTTTCGATTACCCCTATCCATTTGGCAAATACGATCAGGCTTTCGTTCCCGAATATAACCTCGGCGCCATGGAGAACCCCGGCCTCGTCACGTTCACGGAAGCCTACATTTACCGTTCAAGGGCTACAACTGCCCAGTACGAGGCACGTGCCAACACCACGATGCACGAGATGGCCCACATGTGGTTCGGCGATCTCGTCACGATGTTCTGGTGGGATGATCTGTGGCTCAAAGAGTCCTTCGCCGACTTCATGGGAACTCTCGCGGTGGCTGAGGCAACCGACTGGGATACCTCTTGGGTAACGTTCGCCAACCAGCGCAAGGCATGGGCCTACGTCCAGGACCAGCTACCCACCACGCACCCAATAGTTGCTGACATCCCGGACCTGGAGGCAGCAAAACAGAACTTCGATGGCATCACGTATGCCAAGGGAGCCTCTGTTTTGAAGCAGTTGGTTGCCTACGTGGGCTTCGATGCGTTCAAGGACGCTGCGCGTCAATATTTCCGGGATCACGAGTATGGTAATACTTCCCTCTCAGACCTGCTCGCAGCGCTGAGCAAGGCCTCCGGACGGGATATGAGCGATTGGTCCAGACAATGGCTGCAAACAGCCGGGGTGCCGGTTCTCGGCGCGGAAGTGGAAACGGACGACGACGGCCTTTACCAAGAAGTCACCATCATTCAGGAGTCCGTTGACCCCATAACAGGCCAGGATTCACCGCGGCCACACCGTTTGCGTGTGGGACTCTATGACCTCGGCACCGACGGCATCCTCGCTCGGCGTGCCTCGCATGAGCTGGATGTGACCGGGCATAAGACGGTTGTCGATGTCCTGACGGGACAACCCACGGCCGCGCTCCTTCTGGTCAACGACGATGATCTGACCTACGCCAAGATCCGGTTCGACCCAGAGAGCTTGAAGACGCTACTGGAATCACTTGAGCGCATCCCGGATCCCCTGGCTCGCGCCGTCTGCCTCTCAGCGTTGTGGAACAGCGTTCGCGACGGCATTCTATCTGCCGCCGATTATATCCGTGCCGTGCTTCGCATTGCTCCGGCTGAATCCGGAGTCGGGGTTCTGCAGGTACTGCTGACCAACACCAGGACAGCATTGTCGCAGTTCGTTCCTGAGGCCGACCGTGAGTCCTTGACGGAGGAACTCTATGACAGCACAGTGGCGCAGCTACAAGGCTCCCTTGCGGGAAGTGACCTCCAGCTCGCCTGGGCACGATCCGCGGCAAGGCTTGGACGCCGCAGCGACCGGCACAATGAACTCTTGGCTGGCCTACTGGATGGCAGCCGCAGCGTCGATGGGCTCACAATAGACGCGGAACTGCGCTGGCTGATCCTCCAGGCACTGGCTGCCACAGGAAATGCCAGCCAGGAACAACTGGAAGATGAGCTGCGGAGCGACAACACCGCATCAGGCAAAACAGGCTACTGTTTGGCATCAGCGGCTCGTCCTCGTCCTGACGTCAAGGAACGTGCCTGGGCAGAGGCAGTCCAAGGAAGTTCACTCTCCAACGAGCACCTCAGTGCCACTATCGAGGGCTTCATGGAAGGGTCCCACGAACTACTGGATCCGTTCCTTGATGATTACTTCGCCTGCTTGGAGCAGGCGTGGTCGGCCATGAGCATCGAACTTGCCAGCCGTGTAGTCCGCGGCCTCTACCCCGGCGTACAGAATGCGATGGCCGGAGAGAACCCCGCCAAGCACCCCGTCATTATCCGGACGGATACGTGGCTTTCAACGAATGCGGATGCTCCTCGTGCCCTGCGCCGGATCATTCTGGAACAGCGGGACCAGCTGCTGCGCAGTCTGCGTGCCCAGCATGCCGCCATTGAGGCAGGAGCTATGGCACGCGGTTGA